The window AGCAGGACGCCCAGGCCGATGATCATCAGGAAGGACTTCAGGCGTGTCCACACGACATTGACCAGGCCGACCGGCGGGGCCGGGTCTGCCCCCCACATGGAGTTCAGGGCGTCCTGGATCTGCACGAACAGTCCGGTGGCCCCGAGGAACAGCGTGGCGAACGCGCCGACGGACGCGACCACGCTGCCCTTCATCAGCGAATCCGGGTTGATCAGGGTTCTCAGGAACTGGGCGGTATCCACGCCCAGGTTCTGGGCGATGATGCTGTTGGAGTCGAAGAGCTGGTCGAGCACCGTGCCGTCCGACAGGAAGCGGCCCGCGACCAGCACCGCCAGCAGCAGCAGCGGGGCAATGGCGAACACCGCGTAGTACGCGATGGCGGCGGCCAGTCTGGGCGCCTTGTCCTGATTGAAGGCCAGGAACGCCTCGCGGATCAGGGTCAGCACGTCAGCGGGCTTCATCTGGCCCAGTGTAGGGGGGTGGGTCCGTCCACTCCGTGACGCCCGGTTGAGACAATGCCCATCATCCGGACGGTAGCCTGCGGCCATGCATGCCATTCCGGCCGGGTTCACGCAGTCGCTGGAGGTCACCGTCACCGCAGAGATGACGGTGCAGTTCGTCGAGCTCGGGGACGTGCATCCGGTCTACGCGACGTACTGGCTGGCCCGGCACTTCGAGGAGGCCGGGCGCAAGATCATCCTGCCCTTCCTGGAACCGGGCGAGGGCGGCATCGGGTCGGAGGTGCAGGTCACACACACGGCGTCGGCCCTGCCCGGCATGCGCGTGACCGTCACGGCCGTCTTCGACCGCGTGGAGGGCCGCCGCGTGTCCTGCCGTCTGGGCGCCGTGAACGAACTCGGCGACGAGATCGGCCACGGCACGACCACGCAGGTGATCCTGCCGCAGGCGCGCATCGACGCGAACTTCGAGGAGCTGCGGGCACGCTGGGCCCAGGCCCGGCGCTGAATTTCGTGCATTGCGTGCCCAGGCCGCGTGCTGGCGCGGTTCGCTATGCTGCGGTGTCATGCCCAAAGCCCCTCCCGTCTCCCGCTACTACGACGTCAGCCGTGACCAGCACGGCCAGCGGTACATCGACGTGCACGTCACCGGACTGGCGCTGCTGCAGAATCCGCTGCTGAACAAGACCACGGCCTTCACCCGCGAGGAACGCCGCGAACTGGGCCTGGAAGGCCTGATTCCGCCGCACGTGAGTACCTTCGACGAACAGAAGGAACGCACCTACCGCCGGTACCTGGGCTGCGGCAGCGACCTGGAGAAGCACGAGTACCTGCGCGCCCTGCAAGACCGCAACGAGGTGCTGTACTACGGTGTGCTGGAGGATCACCTGGAGGAGATGCTCCCGATCATCTACACGCCCACGGTGGGCGAGGCGGTCAAGACGTACTCCAGCAACTACCGCTACCCGCGCGGCTTCGCGGTCAGCACCGAGGACATCGACCGTATCGACGGCATGCTGGAGAACGTGTCGGTGAATGATGTGCGCATGATCGTGGCCACCGACTCCAGCGCGATCCTGGGCCTGGGCGACCAGGGCTTCGGCGGCATGGCGATTTCCATCGGGAAACTGTCGCTGTACACGGCGGCGGGCGGTGTGGGACCGGACAAGACCCTCCCAGTCGAGCTGGACGTGGGCACCAACCGGCAGGACCTGATCGACGACCCGCTGTACCTGGGTGTCCACCACCGCCGCCTGACCGGCGCGGCCTACGACGAGTTCCTGGACGCCTTCGTGGAGGGCGTCGCACACCGGTACCCGAAGGCGATCATCCAGTGGGAGGACTTCGCGCGCGGTACGGCCTTCCGCGTGCTGGAGCGCTACCGCAAGGTCATTCCCAGCTTCAACGACGACATCCAGGGCACCGGGGCCATGGCTCTGGCGGGCCTGACCTGCGCCGCGCAGATCAAGGGCGAGCGCCTGACCGACCAGGTGTACGTGGTCGTCGGCGCGGGCGCGGCCGGAATAGGCGTGGCCCAGGCGATCCGTCAGGGCCTCGTTCACGACGGCCTGAGCGACGCCGAGGCAGGAGCGCGGGTGTTCGTCGTGGATCGCCACGGCCTGCTGATGCACGGCCAGCCGGATCTCGAAGCGCAGCAACTCCCGTTCGCCCGGACGGGGGCCGACCTGAACGGCTGGACCTACGCAGGCGAGTATCCCGACCTACACGACGTCATCGTGAACGCCCGCGCGACCGCCCTGCTGGGCTTCACCGGCGTGCCCGGCCTATTCCGGCAGGAGACCGTGCAGGCGATGCTGGAGGCCACCGCGCGGCCCATCGTGTTCCCGCTGAGCAACCCCAGCAGCCACGTCGAGGCCCGGCCCGCCGACCTGATCGCGTGGACGGACGGCGGCGCAATCATCGCGTCCGGCAGCCCCTTCGCGGACGTGGAGCACGCCGGACAGCGGCACCCGGTCGGGCAGGGCAACAACGCCTTCATCTTCCCCGGCCTGGGCTTCGGCGCCGTCACCGCCCGCGCCCGCGAGATCACCGACGCCATGATCATGGCCGCCGCCCGGACGCTGGCCACCTACACGCTGGAACACCACCCCGGCCACGTCTACCCGCCGGTTTCCGAGCTGCGCGAGATCAGCATCCGGATCGCCGTGGCGGTGGCCCGTCAGGCCATTCAGGATGGTGTGTGCGCGCAGCGCTCGATCCGCAGCCTGAACGACGCCGCCCTGGAAGCCGCCATCCGCGAGCGCGCGTGGCTGCCGCAGTACCTGCCGCTACACCGTGCGGCGGACGCCAGGGAGTAGCGCGGGGCACGGGAGAAGAGCCGGGGGCGACATCGTTTGCCCCCGGCTCTCCTGTGTGTCCTTACATGTGGAGCGAGCGTTTGTCGGTCGCCAGCGCGGCTTCCTTGACCACCTCACTCAGGGTCGGGTGGGCGTGAACCGTGCGGGCCAGATCCTCGGCGCTGCCGCCGAATTCCATGATGGCGACCACCTCGCCGATCAGTTCCGAGACGCCGCTGCCGATCATGTGCACACCCAGAATCCGGTCGGTCTGCGCGTCCGCGACGACCTTCACGAAGCCGCGCGGATCGCCGTGGCCCAGGGCGCGGCCGTTGGCGGAGAAGGGGAACTGCCCGGTCTTGACGGTCAATCCCTTGTCCTTGGCCTGCTTCTCGGTCAGGCCCGCCCACGCGATCTCGGGACTGGTGTAGATCACCCAGGGAATCACGTCGTAGTTCACGTGCCCGGCCTGCCCGGCGATCAGCTCGGCCAGCGCCACGCCCTCCTCCTCGGCCTTGTGGGCGAGCATCGCGCCGCCGATCACGTCGCCGATGGCGTACACGCCCTTCAGGTTGGTGCGGTAGTGGGCATCGACCTTCACGAAGCCGCGCTCGTCCAGCGCGAGGCCC of the Deinococcus sp. KSM4-11 genome contains:
- a CDS encoding thioesterase family protein, which encodes MHAIPAGFTQSLEVTVTAEMTVQFVELGDVHPVYATYWLARHFEEAGRKIILPFLEPGEGGIGSEVQVTHTASALPGMRVTVTAVFDRVEGRRVSCRLGAVNELGDEIGHGTTTQVILPQARIDANFEELRARWAQARR
- a CDS encoding NAD-dependent malic enzyme, yielding MPKAPPVSRYYDVSRDQHGQRYIDVHVTGLALLQNPLLNKTTAFTREERRELGLEGLIPPHVSTFDEQKERTYRRYLGCGSDLEKHEYLRALQDRNEVLYYGVLEDHLEEMLPIIYTPTVGEAVKTYSSNYRYPRGFAVSTEDIDRIDGMLENVSVNDVRMIVATDSSAILGLGDQGFGGMAISIGKLSLYTAAGGVGPDKTLPVELDVGTNRQDLIDDPLYLGVHHRRLTGAAYDEFLDAFVEGVAHRYPKAIIQWEDFARGTAFRVLERYRKVIPSFNDDIQGTGAMALAGLTCAAQIKGERLTDQVYVVVGAGAAGIGVAQAIRQGLVHDGLSDAEAGARVFVVDRHGLLMHGQPDLEAQQLPFARTGADLNGWTYAGEYPDLHDVIVNARATALLGFTGVPGLFRQETVQAMLEATARPIVFPLSNPSSHVEARPADLIAWTDGGAIIASGSPFADVEHAGQRHPVGQGNNAFIFPGLGFGAVTARAREITDAMIMAAARTLATYTLEHHPGHVYPPVSELREISIRIAVAVARQAIQDGVCAQRSIRSLNDAALEAAIRERAWLPQYLPLHRAADARE